From Bacteroidota bacterium, one genomic window encodes:
- the recJ gene encoding single-stranded-DNA-specific exonuclease RecJ: MLQKRWVVKPTEEAAVNQLQNQLHIHPVLCKLLVQRGIDTYDKAKSFFRPELSDLHNPFLMLNMDKAVHRIERAISNNEKILVYGDYDVDGTTSVALMYTFLHSFYPNIDFYIPDRYKEGYGISFKGIDYAKENNCTLVIALDCGIKSNDKMDYANSLHIDFIICDHHLPGEKIPAAYAVLDPHQPNCNYPCKELSGCGIGFKLAQAFASTHGIPESEVFNLLDLVVISIASDIVPIIDENRVLAFYGMEILNSNPRPGIKALMQVSGVAAPVSISSIVFGLGPRINAAGRLDDAKEAVRMLLSQEEIDAKDNADGLQEHNNNRKEIDKQITLEALAMLANDPATPDKKSTVLCSDTWHKGVVGIVASRVLENYYRPTILLTHSNNMLTGSARSVKGFDIYEAIRECSDLLEQFGGHMYAAGVTLKPENLEAFQNKFEQVVSKSILPEQLIPQIEIDAEINLGDISPAFFNILKQLAPFGPGNMYPVFMTKNVMSNGRTKPVGNGHLKLGIKDNRKFAADAIAWQMGDLYEKISQNTIFNLCYTIEENVFNNNTTLQLNVKEIKFNEA, encoded by the coding sequence ATGCTGCAGAAGAGATGGGTAGTAAAGCCGACAGAGGAAGCAGCAGTTAATCAATTGCAGAATCAATTACATATTCACCCTGTACTTTGTAAATTATTAGTGCAACGTGGTATTGATACTTATGATAAAGCAAAATCATTTTTCCGGCCTGAATTAAGTGATTTGCACAATCCATTTTTAATGTTGAATATGGATAAAGCCGTGCATCGTATCGAACGTGCAATCAGCAATAATGAAAAGATTTTAGTGTATGGTGATTATGATGTGGATGGCACTACTTCGGTAGCATTGATGTACACTTTTCTTCACTCATTTTATCCCAATATTGATTTTTATATTCCCGATCGCTATAAAGAAGGTTACGGTATTTCTTTCAAAGGAATTGATTATGCAAAAGAAAATAATTGCACTCTTGTAATTGCTTTAGACTGTGGTATCAAATCAAATGATAAAATGGATTATGCAAATTCACTGCACATAGATTTTATTATTTGCGATCACCATTTACCCGGCGAAAAAATTCCTGCTGCGTATGCTGTGCTCGATCCACATCAACCCAACTGTAATTATCCATGTAAAGAATTAAGTGGTTGCGGTATTGGTTTTAAACTTGCTCAAGCTTTTGCATCCACGCACGGAATTCCCGAATCAGAAGTGTTTAATTTGCTCGATCTTGTCGTAATAAGTATTGCTTCTGATATTGTTCCAATCATTGATGAGAATCGTGTTCTTGCTTTTTATGGAATGGAAATTCTCAATTCAAATCCTCGTCCCGGAATAAAAGCATTGATGCAAGTAAGTGGTGTTGCAGCACCTGTTTCTATTTCAAGTATTGTGTTCGGACTTGGTCCCCGCATTAATGCCGCCGGCAGATTGGATGATGCAAAAGAAGCGGTGCGCATGTTGTTATCGCAAGAAGAAATTGATGCAAAAGATAATGCAGATGGATTGCAGGAACATAATAATAATCGCAAAGAAATTGATAAACAAATTACTTTAGAAGCATTGGCGATGTTGGCAAATGATCCTGCAACTCCCGATAAAAAATCCACTGTATTATGCAGCGATACATGGCATAAAGGTGTAGTTGGAATTGTGGCTTCCCGTGTATTAGAAAATTATTATCGGCCTACAATTTTATTAACGCATTCCAATAATATGCTAACCGGTTCTGCTCGTTCAGTAAAAGGATTTGATATTTATGAAGCGATAAGAGAGTGTAGTGATTTGTTGGAGCAATTCGGTGGACATATGTATGCGGCAGGTGTTACTTTGAAGCCCGAAAATTTAGAAGCATTTCAAAATAAATTTGAGCAAGTAGTAAGTAAAAGTATTTTACCCGAACAATTAATTCCGCAAATAGAAATTGATGCAGAAATAAATCTCGGTGATATATCTCCTGCATTTTTTAATATTCTAAAACAATTAGCTCCTTTTGGTCCCGGAAATATGTATCCTGTTTTTATGACCAAAAATGTAATGAGTAATGGTCGCACAAAACCTGTGGGTAATGGTCATTTAAAATTGGGAATAAAAGATAATAGAAAATTTGCTGCTGATGCTATTGCGTGGCAAATGGGAGACTTGTATGAAAAGATTTCTCAGAATACTATTTTTAATTTGTGTTATACCATAGAAGAAAATGTTTTTAATAATAACACCACACTGCAATTAAATGTGAAAGAAATAAAATTCAACGAAGCCTAA
- a CDS encoding rRNA pseudouridine synthase, which yields MEKSGTNKERKQTYYAQKVEKEKYKKRDEKKVAKNLLDTETKSSRGTKNKSLPDNSVKIKKDSSIRLNKYLANAGITARRKADELIANGLVQVNGKVITEMGYRVQPKDVVTYKNKTIKPANYVYILLNKPKNFVTTLDDERGRKTVMDLITNATNERVYPVGRLDRNTTGLLLFTNDGDLAQLLSHPKHSAKKIYEVELDKAVSLKHMQQIANGVELEDGIAAIDDIAYSHPTKKNIVGITLHVGKNRIVRRIFEHLGYVIEKLDRTVYSGLTKKDLPRGRWRHLSPKEVVFLKHLSK from the coding sequence ATGGAAAAATCAGGAACAAATAAAGAACGTAAGCAAACTTACTATGCCCAAAAAGTAGAAAAGGAAAAGTATAAAAAACGAGATGAAAAAAAAGTAGCTAAGAATTTATTGGATACAGAAACTAAATCATCACGAGGAACAAAAAATAAATCTCTTCCAGATAATTCTGTCAAAATAAAAAAAGATTCCAGCATTCGGTTAAATAAATATTTAGCTAATGCGGGAATTACTGCAAGGCGAAAAGCGGATGAATTAATTGCAAACGGATTAGTGCAAGTGAATGGAAAAGTAATTACAGAAATGGGTTATCGTGTGCAACCAAAAGATGTAGTTACTTATAAAAATAAAACTATAAAGCCCGCCAATTATGTTTATATACTTTTAAATAAACCGAAAAATTTTGTAACCACTTTGGATGATGAACGTGGCAGAAAAACCGTGATGGATTTAATTACCAATGCCACAAATGAAAGAGTGTATCCTGTGGGTAGATTGGATAGAAATACAACGGGTTTATTATTGTTTACCAATGATGGTGATCTTGCACAATTGTTATCGCATCCGAAGCATAGTGCTAAGAAAATATATGAAGTTGAATTAGATAAAGCAGTATCATTAAAACATATGCAGCAAATTGCAAATGGTGTAGAATTAGAAGATGGTATTGCAGCAATTGATGATATTGCATATTCACATCCAACGAAAAAAAATATCGTTGGTATTACATTGCATGTTGGCAAGAATAGAATTGTGCGCCGCATTTTTGAACACTTGGGTTATGTAATTGAAAAGTTAGATCGCACGGTGTATTCCGGACTTACTAAAAAAGATTTACCGAGAGGAAGATGGCGACATCTCTCGCCGAAAGAAGTTGTTTTTTTGAAACACCTAAGTAAGTGA
- a CDS encoding GH3 auxin-responsive promoter family protein — MNLLHNIASWFFTREVSRIQSVADNPLDAQERMFNYLVQTAKDTNWGQRFDYTSIKTFSDYQNRFPVQDYDFFKTEIERIMKGEDNVLWPGTTSWFAKSSGTTSDKSKFIPVTKVSLDDCHFKGSRDLLAMYLTNQPESNLFAGKGLVMGGSHQVNQLNEYSRFGDVSAVMMQNLPIFAHLVKTPNLSIALMSEWEEKIEKMAQHTVKQNVTHIAGVPTWTIVLIRRLFEITGKNNLRDVWPNLELYIHGGVSFKPYREQFNQLIRGDDMNYIETYNASEGFFAFQDRLKADDMLLILDNGIFYEFIPVEEFDKEFPRTISLAEVEVGKNYGLVISTNAGLWRYKVGDTIRFTSTHPFRVQVSGRIKHFINAFGEEVIVDNSDEAVRKACLATGAIIKDYTAAPIYFSGEGKGGHEWIIEFDKQPNDIKIFTEVLDNTLQSINSDYEAKRYKNIALELPVIHIAPQGTFYNWLKSRGKLGGQHKVPRLSNERNYIEEILAMLPK, encoded by the coding sequence GTGAACCTACTCCATAACATAGCAAGTTGGTTTTTTACTCGGGAAGTTTCCCGCATCCAATCCGTTGCGGATAACCCTTTAGATGCGCAGGAGCGTATGTTCAATTATCTGGTGCAAACAGCAAAAGATACCAATTGGGGGCAAAGATTTGATTACACCTCCATCAAAACATTTTCAGATTATCAAAATCGTTTTCCCGTTCAGGATTATGATTTCTTTAAAACAGAAATCGAACGCATTATGAAAGGAGAAGACAATGTGTTGTGGCCTGGCACCACTTCCTGGTTTGCAAAATCATCAGGCACCACCAGCGATAAAAGTAAATTCATTCCGGTTACAAAAGTGTCTCTCGACGATTGCCATTTCAAAGGGAGTCGTGACCTGTTGGCAATGTATTTAACCAATCAACCTGAATCCAATCTATTTGCCGGCAAAGGTTTGGTAATGGGTGGTAGCCATCAGGTAAATCAACTCAATGAATATTCCCGTTTTGGAGATGTAAGTGCGGTGATGATGCAGAACTTGCCCATTTTCGCACATCTTGTAAAAACACCAAACCTATCTATTGCACTTATGAGTGAATGGGAGGAGAAAATAGAAAAGATGGCGCAGCATACCGTTAAGCAAAATGTAACTCATATTGCCGGCGTCCCCACCTGGACCATTGTATTAATCCGCCGCCTATTTGAAATAACCGGAAAAAATAATTTGCGAGATGTTTGGCCAAACCTCGAATTATATATTCATGGTGGCGTAAGTTTCAAACCCTATCGTGAACAGTTCAATCAATTAATTCGTGGTGATGATATGAATTATATCGAAACCTATAATGCCTCCGAAGGATTTTTTGCTTTTCAGGATAGATTAAAAGCAGATGATATGCTATTGATTTTGGACAATGGCATTTTCTATGAATTTATTCCGGTGGAAGAATTTGATAAAGAATTTCCCCGAACCATTTCTTTAGCTGAAGTAGAAGTGGGCAAAAATTATGGGTTGGTAATTTCTACCAATGCCGGCTTGTGGAGATATAAAGTAGGTGATACCATTCGTTTCACTTCCACACATCCTTTCCGTGTGCAGGTAAGTGGCCGCATCAAACATTTTATTAATGCTTTTGGCGAAGAAGTAATTGTAGATAATTCGGATGAAGCCGTTCGCAAAGCATGTCTTGCCACCGGTGCAATCATAAAAGATTATACCGCAGCTCCCATTTATTTTTCTGGTGAAGGAAAAGGCGGTCATGAATGGATTATTGAATTTGATAAACAACCCAACGATATAAAAATATTTACAGAAGTTTTAGACAATACTTTGCAATCCATTAATTCCGATTACGAAGCAAAGCGATATAAAAATATAGCTCTCGAACTGCCTGTAATTCATATTGCACCACAAGGCACTTTTTACAATTGGTTAAAATCCAGAGGCAAACTTGGAGGCCAGCATAAAGTACCCCGACTGAGTAATGAGCGGAATTATATTGAAGAAATTCTTGCTATGCTCCCTAAATGA
- a CDS encoding T9SS type A sorting domain-containing protein has product MLELQVNWGSALGVVGYGDTYLATLAGTYHVRVTSEYGCESECEPIIITVYPNPVCSIEGVLEFCEGESTTLTASGGVSYEWSTGETTASIEVMSGGVYSVTVTNEYGCTSSCEVEVIVNPNPDPVIVINCYTTVCEGTVATLTSTPATSYLWSNGETTQSIDVTEAGNYSVTVTNEYGCTGTSNAIVLTIIPAPEASITPEGITEVCYKNPVVYCANAGDGLTYQWYKNGMIIPGSTGMCYTAYMAGDYQVKVTNAAGCSSWSGVGTISLLPNPVVKITAPYGLDLCCLGTVELHAKPMAGYTYQWYLNNVAIPGATSDVYYATEEGAYNYRAWTEDGCSRRSKYKIISCGCGREADITGTEIRNSWIEVFPNPTSELTNVKFALKDAKSGVSLQIISVEGQLVYAESFNDGDDIMFTTLDLGDLAKGIYFITITSGAERLTEKLIVN; this is encoded by the coding sequence ATGTTAGAGTTACAAGTGAATTGGGGATCGGCCTTGGGTGTAGTAGGCTACGGAGACACTTATCTTGCAACACTTGCAGGAACCTATCATGTTAGAGTTACAAGTGAATATGGTTGTGAATCAGAATGTGAACCAATAATAATTACAGTTTATCCAAACCCAGTATGTTCAATAGAGGGAGTACTTGAATTCTGCGAAGGCGAATCAACTACCCTAACAGCATCAGGTGGGGTAAGCTATGAGTGGAGCACCGGTGAAACAACAGCATCAATAGAAGTAATGTCAGGTGGAGTTTATTCAGTAACAGTAACCAACGAATACGGATGTACATCATCTTGTGAAGTTGAAGTTATTGTAAACCCAAATCCTGATCCTGTTATTGTTATCAATTGCTATACTACTGTATGTGAAGGAACAGTGGCAACACTAACTTCAACTCCGGCTACTTCTTATTTATGGAGCAATGGAGAAACAACTCAAAGTATAGATGTAACTGAAGCTGGAAATTATTCTGTTACAGTTACTAATGAATACGGTTGTACAGGTACATCAAATGCAATTGTATTAACAATTATTCCAGCTCCTGAAGCATCAATTACTCCGGAAGGAATTACAGAGGTTTGTTATAAAAACCCTGTAGTATATTGTGCTAACGCAGGTGATGGATTAACCTACCAATGGTATAAGAATGGTATGATAATTCCAGGTTCAACTGGTATGTGTTATACTGCTTACATGGCAGGTGATTATCAAGTTAAAGTTACGAATGCTGCTGGATGTAGCTCATGGTCAGGTGTAGGAACAATTTCCTTACTACCTAATCCTGTAGTTAAAATCACAGCACCTTATGGCTTAGATCTTTGCTGTCTTGGAACAGTGGAATTACATGCTAAGCCGATGGCAGGTTATACATACCAATGGTATTTGAATAACGTAGCTATCCCTGGTGCAACAAGCGATGTATATTATGCAACTGAAGAAGGAGCATATAATTATAGAGCTTGGACAGAAGACGGTTGCTCTCGCAGATCTAAATACAAAATTATTTCTTGCGGTTGCGGTCGTGAAGCTGATATAACTGGAACTGAAATTCGTAATTCTTGGATTGAAGTATTCCCTAACCCAACATCTGAACTTACAAACGTGAAGTTTGCACTGAAAGATGCTAAGTCAGGGGTATCTCTTCAGATAATATCAGTTGAGGGACAGTTAGTATACGCTGAATCGTTCAATGATGGTGATGACATCATGTTCACTACATTGGATCTTGGAGACCTTGCAAAAGGAATCTATTTCATAACTATTACTTCAGGTGCCGAAAGGTTAACCGAAAAGTTAATTGTGAACTGA
- the lptB gene encoding LPS export ABC transporter ATP-binding protein, whose product MILRAEHLIKRYKTRVVVNDVSLQVQQGEIVGLLGPNGAGKTTTFYMMVGLIKSAGGNVFLDDKNITRLPMYKRAQLGIGYLPQEASVFRKMSVENNVAAVLEMTKLTKKEQKEKLEVLLGEFGLNHVRKSNGDVLSGGERRRTEIARALATDPKFILLDEPFAGIDPIAVEDIQKIVETLKFKNIGVLITDHNVQETLSITDHSYLLFDGKILLKGTAEELAADPQVRKVYLGQNFELRKKVVGVKGE is encoded by the coding sequence ATGATTTTACGTGCCGAACATTTAATAAAAAGATATAAGACTCGTGTAGTTGTAAACGATGTTTCCCTACAAGTACAACAAGGTGAAATTGTCGGTTTGCTTGGTCCAAATGGTGCAGGTAAAACAACCACATTTTATATGATGGTTGGACTCATAAAATCTGCCGGCGGCAATGTGTTTTTAGATGATAAAAACATTACACGATTACCGATGTACAAACGTGCCCAACTCGGTATCGGATATTTACCTCAAGAAGCTTCTGTGTTTAGAAAAATGTCGGTTGAAAATAATGTTGCTGCTGTTTTGGAAATGACGAAGTTGACGAAGAAAGAACAAAAAGAAAAGTTAGAAGTATTGCTTGGTGAATTCGGATTAAATCATGTGCGCAAAAGCAATGGCGATGTATTATCCGGAGGTGAAAGAAGAAGAACAGAAATAGCAAGAGCATTGGCAACAGATCCGAAATTTATTTTATTGGATGAACCATTTGCAGGAATTGATCCGATAGCTGTTGAAGATATTCAGAAAATTGTAGAGACATTAAAATTCAAAAATATCGGTGTATTAATAACCGATCATAATGTGCAAGAAACACTTTCCATTACAGATCATTCCTATTTATTATTTGATGGTAAAATATTATTAAAAGGAACAGCCGAAGAATTAGCCGCCGATCCGCAAGTGCGCAAAGTATATCTCGGTCAAAATTTTGAACTGAGAAAGAAAGTGGTTGGAGTGAAGGGGGAATAG
- a CDS encoding 2-oxoacid:ferredoxin oxidoreductase subunit beta, with protein sequence MSDVSQLTAKDFATDQEVRWCPGCGDYSILKQVHTILPKLGLPRENIVVISGIGCSSRFPYYTNTFGMHSIHGRATAIASGLKATRPDLSVWIITGDGDGLSIGGNHMIHLLRRNFNVNILLFNNEIYGLTKGQYSPTSPLGKVAKSTPMGSIDHPFNPAALALGADATFVARSMDRDPAHLQETLLRSYHHMGASFLEIYQNCNIFNDGAFEVFTEKSSKKLNDIFVHDGQPLVFGENDDMGLKLDGFTPVIIKFSDGYSKDDCWVHDEKDIYKAQILTRIHDNPTIEGHLPRPFGVFYATERATYEYMLNHQLHLSIEKHGQGDLDALLMGNETWEIK encoded by the coding sequence ATGAGCGATGTGTCTCAATTAACAGCAAAAGATTTTGCCACAGATCAAGAGGTACGTTGGTGCCCCGGTTGTGGTGATTATTCCATCCTGAAACAAGTGCATACAATTCTACCCAAACTAGGTTTACCACGTGAAAATATTGTGGTTATTTCCGGAATAGGATGTTCTTCCCGATTTCCATACTATACCAATACCTTTGGAATGCATAGTATTCATGGCCGGGCAACTGCAATTGCTAGCGGATTAAAAGCCACCCGTCCTGATCTGAGTGTTTGGATTATTACCGGCGATGGAGATGGCTTATCAATCGGAGGCAATCATATGATTCATCTATTGAGAAGAAACTTTAATGTAAATATTCTACTCTTCAATAATGAAATTTATGGATTAACAAAAGGGCAATATTCTCCTACTTCACCGCTTGGCAAAGTAGCAAAGAGTACCCCAATGGGTTCTATTGATCATCCGTTCAACCCCGCTGCTTTAGCATTGGGTGCAGATGCAACATTTGTTGCACGCAGTATGGATCGAGATCCGGCACATTTGCAGGAAACATTGCTTCGGTCTTATCACCATATGGGCGCATCATTCTTAGAAATTTATCAGAACTGTAATATTTTTAATGATGGCGCTTTTGAAGTTTTTACAGAAAAAAGTAGCAAGAAGCTGAATGATATATTTGTACACGACGGTCAGCCATTGGTATTTGGTGAAAATGATGACATGGGATTGAAGCTAGACGGATTTACGCCAGTGATAATAAAATTCAGTGATGGTTATTCCAAGGACGATTGTTGGGTACATGATGAAAAAGATATTTACAAAGCACAAATACTTACTCGTATTCACGACAATCCAACTATTGAAGGTCATCTTCCCCGTCCTTTTGGTGTATTCTATGCCACAGAGCGTGCAACTTATGAATATATGCTAAATCATCAATTACATCTCTCTATCGAAAAACATGGACAAGGCGATTTAGATGCTTTGCTAATGGGGAATGAAACCTGGGAGATAAAATAA
- the scpB gene encoding SMC-Scp complex subunit ScpB, translated as MNDLSKIIEAMIFSSESPISLVELQTVLFTYSGEEISIDAIQEYVNALELKYEDDIYIFEIVKSGGGYQFLSKPAFHKPISALLQQRAKRKLSTAALECLSIIAYSQPVTKNDIEQIRGVNCDYTIQKLMERDLVKITGRAEQPGKPLLYGTSQYFMDYFGINSIEELPKLKEFEKDMAIGDPGDIMVNVEEHEDHTFTIKVKKDERRDDAQNEYNEKNNEETNTQETNIGEDNSGEDNSEENNTGEDNSEGSASKEQA; from the coding sequence ATGAATGATTTATCAAAAATTATTGAAGCGATGATTTTCAGTTCGGAATCACCGATTTCACTGGTAGAACTGCAGACTGTTTTATTCACCTACAGTGGTGAAGAAATAAGTATTGATGCAATTCAAGAATATGTAAATGCACTAGAACTTAAATATGAAGATGATATCTACATATTTGAAATAGTAAAAAGTGGAGGCGGTTACCAATTTCTTTCAAAGCCCGCATTTCATAAACCTATTTCTGCATTATTACAGCAAAGAGCAAAACGCAAACTAAGTACTGCTGCGCTGGAGTGCTTATCAATAATAGCATACTCTCAACCGGTTACTAAAAATGATATTGAGCAAATTCGTGGTGTGAATTGCGATTATACAATTCAAAAATTAATGGAGCGTGATCTCGTAAAAATTACAGGAAGAGCTGAGCAACCAGGTAAACCATTATTATATGGAACTTCACAATATTTTATGGATTACTTTGGAATTAACTCGATAGAAGAATTACCCAAATTAAAGGAATTTGAAAAGGATATGGCTATTGGTGATCCGGGAGATATAATGGTGAATGTGGAGGAACATGAAGATCATACTTTCACAATAAAAGTAAAAAAAGACGAGCGTCGTGATGACGCACAAAATGAATACAATGAAAAAAACAACGAAGAAACCAACACCCAAGAAACCAACATCGGAGAGGATAATTCCGGAGAAGATAACTCCGAAGAAAACAACACCGGAGAAGATAACTCCGAAGGATCTGCATCCAAAGAGCAAGCTTAA
- a CDS encoding 2-oxoacid:acceptor oxidoreductase subunit alpha translates to MPDNIKELEHVVIKFAGDSGDGMQLTGGQFTNNTALLGSDLQTFPDFPAEIRAPAGTLPGVSGFQLHFGSRKIFTPGDNCDVLVAMNAAALKVNLKALQPGATIIVNTDGFDSKNLRLAEYAENPLENDSLDNYPLIKIDVTKLTREALKDIPLGVKEKDRCKNMFVLGFLYYMYSRSLDSTIRFLELKFKGKLDILEANKIALNAGFSYADTTEVFTSRYRVAAAPMDKGVYRSIMGNEAVSMGLIAASKKSGLPLFLGSYPITPASDILHYLARYKNFGVRTFQAEDEIAAISASIGAAFGGQLAITTTSGPGMALKGEAMGLAVMLEMPLVIINIQRAGPSTGLPTKTEQADLLQALYGRNGECPMPVLAAKTPSDAFFTAFEACRIAMQHMTPVILLSDGYIANGAEPWKFPKAADLPEIPVSFAPPKMNGEVFHPYERNEKLARPWAIPGTKGLEHRIGGLEKANITGNISYDPDNHEFMVKLREEKVERIAQFLPDQEIDLGDDKGKLLVLGWGSTYGAIQSAVTDLLNDGYAVSHVHLRHLKPFPKNLGEILFNFDKVLIPEINNGQLVKVIRDKFMIPAIAYNKIKGVPITSAELKEIIVKELAEQA, encoded by the coding sequence ATGCCTGACAATATTAAAGAACTGGAACATGTGGTAATTAAGTTTGCCGGCGACAGTGGTGACGGTATGCAACTCACCGGCGGACAGTTTACAAACAACACAGCACTGCTAGGTTCCGACCTGCAAACATTCCCTGACTTTCCTGCCGAGATTCGTGCCCCCGCAGGTACACTTCCCGGCGTTTCGGGATTTCAATTGCACTTCGGAAGTCGGAAAATATTTACTCCTGGTGATAATTGTGATGTATTAGTTGCTATGAATGCAGCTGCATTAAAAGTGAATTTAAAAGCATTGCAACCTGGTGCTACTATTATTGTGAATACCGATGGATTCGACAGTAAAAATCTGCGACTTGCAGAATATGCTGAAAACCCACTGGAAAATGATTCATTAGATAATTACCCGCTAATAAAAATTGATGTTACAAAACTTACAAGAGAAGCATTAAAAGATATTCCGCTCGGGGTAAAAGAAAAAGACCGTTGCAAAAATATGTTTGTACTCGGCTTTTTATATTACATGTACAGCCGCAGTCTGGATAGCACTATCCGTTTTCTCGAACTTAAATTCAAAGGGAAACTTGATATATTGGAAGCAAATAAAATTGCATTAAATGCGGGATTTAGTTATGCCGATACCACAGAAGTGTTTACCTCCAGATATCGTGTTGCAGCAGCACCAATGGATAAAGGTGTCTATCGCAGCATTATGGGTAACGAAGCAGTTTCAATGGGTTTGATAGCCGCTTCAAAAAAATCCGGATTACCATTATTTCTTGGCTCTTACCCTATAACACCTGCATCAGATATTCTGCATTATCTTGCCCGATATAAAAATTTTGGTGTGCGCACTTTTCAAGCAGAAGATGAAATTGCAGCAATCAGCGCATCCATCGGAGCAGCATTTGGCGGGCAATTGGCAATTACCACTACTTCCGGTCCGGGTATGGCATTAAAGGGAGAAGCAATGGGCCTGGCAGTTATGCTAGAAATGCCTTTGGTTATTATTAATATCCAACGGGCAGGACCTAGTACAGGCTTACCTACAAAAACAGAACAAGCAGATTTATTACAAGCACTTTACGGCAGAAACGGTGAATGTCCTATGCCTGTGCTTGCTGCAAAAACTCCGAGTGATGCTTTTTTCACAGCCTTTGAAGCATGTCGTATTGCAATGCAACACATGACTCCGGTGATTTTATTAAGTGATGGATATATAGCCAATGGTGCTGAACCATGGAAATTTCCTAAAGCTGCAGATCTACCGGAGATCCCTGTTTCATTTGCTCCCCCTAAAATGAATGGTGAAGTCTTTCATCCGTATGAGCGCAACGAAAAACTTGCAAGGCCTTGGGCAATTCCCGGCACAAAAGGTTTAGAGCATCGTATCGGTGGGTTAGAAAAAGCAAATATCACAGGTAATATTTCTTATGACCCGGACAATCATGAATTCATGGTAAAACTTCGGGAAGAAAAGGTGGAGCGCATCGCTCAATTCTTACCCGATCAGGAAATAGATCTTGGAGATGATAAAGGAAAGTTACTTGTCTTAGGTTGGGGATCTACTTACGGCGCCATTCAAAGTGCCGTAACTGATTTATTGAATGATGGATATGCAGTAAGTCATGTACATCTGCGTCATCTTAAACCTTTCCCCAAAAACTTGGGTGAGATATTATTCAATTTTGATAAAGTGCTTATTCCTGAAATTAATAATGGTCAATTGGTAAAAGTGATAAGGGATAAATTTATGATTCCAGCAATCGCTTATAATAAAATAAAAGGCGTACCAATTACCAGTGCGGAATTAAAAGAAATTATTGTAAAAGAACTAGCTGAACAAGCATAA